In Hyphomicrobium denitrificans 1NES1, one DNA window encodes the following:
- a CDS encoding TonB-dependent receptor, with amino-acid sequence MRACIGLTAAAVVLGSATQAVGQEAQTQQTEQTHPLSSTGQAAQSGSGSSAAALPPVVVIAPKKPPSSKKKQRVAKKNAPSGDEKTAAAKPVAIPATPSQQSGGDGALSAATLLPPPGTLISSQTSTAATTITTARDILPTHGATITDTLDRQPGVGGSTFAPGANRPIIRGLDNNRVRIQENGVATGDVSDISEDHAYPIDPYSADSVTVTRGPATVRYGSQAIGGIVSAENQRIPTYMPEGRFAAQIMGGLSSVDDGSDGAFKVTAGSEGFVMHADGFDRHASDYDTPEGRQENSFVDSHGASVGGSYVWHDGFFGVSYTRFDSLYAIPRIESAEEKSRIDMGQDKITARGEWRTPELGIAAVRAWFGWDNYAHNELDFDADKNADTVGSRFTNKYTEGRLEVESVPVMTAVGALTSTAGIQVSNRKLVGVSFEGDSLLEPNTTDSIGGYLFEDLHITKPLHLQAGFRIEHDDVHGKMYDDIADPMSSNLVSQNKAFDPKSASLGLLYDLPAGVVARLTGQYAERAPVAQELFSKGAHDATGTFEIGNPNIGIETSKSIELGFNKAVGRWRFDTSAHYTKFDGYIFRDLTGRKCDDTIDSCGVSGDLDEVIFNQRDATFYGVELAAEYDIAHIWRGIWGVSGQYDFVHAEFSDGEYVPRMPPHRIGGGLYYRDDAWQARFTSLYAFNQDEIAPHETPTAGYTLVNAEVSYTMALNGDGAVAPKLIIGLKGENLLNDDIRNSASFKKDEALQPGANVRLFGTLAY; translated from the coding sequence ATGCGCGCGTGCATCGGGTTGACGGCGGCTGCCGTGGTTTTGGGGTCCGCAACTCAGGCTGTGGGGCAGGAGGCTCAGACGCAGCAGACGGAACAGACGCATCCGCTGTCGTCGACCGGTCAGGCGGCGCAATCGGGTTCGGGATCTTCGGCAGCGGCTTTGCCGCCGGTGGTCGTTATCGCGCCGAAGAAGCCGCCGTCATCGAAAAAGAAACAACGTGTTGCAAAGAAGAATGCGCCGTCGGGAGACGAGAAGACCGCCGCTGCAAAGCCTGTGGCTATCCCGGCAACACCGTCTCAGCAAAGCGGCGGCGATGGCGCTCTATCGGCGGCCACGCTTCTGCCGCCGCCCGGCACGCTGATCAGCTCGCAAACGAGTACGGCCGCGACGACCATCACGACAGCGCGCGATATCCTGCCGACCCACGGCGCGACGATCACCGACACGCTCGATCGGCAGCCCGGCGTCGGCGGATCGACATTCGCGCCGGGCGCAAACCGTCCGATCATTCGTGGCCTCGACAATAACCGCGTGCGCATTCAGGAGAACGGCGTCGCGACCGGCGACGTCTCCGACATCAGCGAAGACCATGCCTATCCGATCGATCCCTATAGTGCTGATAGCGTCACCGTCACTCGCGGTCCAGCGACCGTGCGTTACGGCTCGCAGGCCATCGGCGGCATCGTCAGTGCCGAAAATCAGCGCATCCCGACATACATGCCGGAGGGCAGGTTTGCCGCGCAAATCATGGGCGGTCTGAGTTCGGTCGACGACGGCAGCGACGGCGCTTTCAAGGTGACGGCCGGATCAGAGGGCTTCGTCATGCACGCCGATGGCTTTGATCGCCACGCCAGCGATTACGATACGCCCGAGGGTCGGCAGGAGAATTCGTTCGTGGATAGCCACGGCGCCTCGGTTGGCGGCTCCTACGTCTGGCACGATGGCTTCTTCGGCGTGAGCTACACCCGCTTCGATAGTCTCTACGCCATTCCGAGAATCGAATCCGCGGAAGAGAAATCGCGCATCGACATGGGTCAGGACAAGATCACCGCCCGGGGTGAATGGCGGACGCCCGAACTCGGCATCGCTGCGGTACGCGCTTGGTTCGGTTGGGACAACTATGCTCATAACGAACTCGATTTCGACGCCGACAAGAACGCCGATACCGTCGGCTCGCGGTTCACGAACAAATACACCGAAGGCCGCCTCGAAGTGGAATCGGTGCCCGTCATGACCGCTGTCGGCGCTCTGACGAGCACTGCAGGCATACAGGTCAGCAACCGCAAGCTCGTTGGAGTGAGCTTCGAGGGCGACAGCCTGCTAGAGCCGAATACGACGGACAGCATCGGCGGCTATCTGTTCGAAGACCTGCATATCACGAAGCCGCTGCACCTGCAGGCAGGGTTTCGCATCGAGCACGATGACGTTCATGGCAAGATGTACGACGACATCGCCGATCCGATGTCGTCGAACCTTGTGTCGCAGAACAAAGCTTTCGATCCGAAAAGCGCGAGCCTCGGGCTGCTGTACGATCTGCCGGCCGGTGTCGTCGCACGGCTGACGGGGCAGTATGCGGAACGCGCGCCCGTCGCTCAGGAGTTGTTCTCCAAGGGTGCTCACGACGCGACGGGAACCTTCGAGATCGGCAACCCGAACATCGGGATCGAAACATCGAAGTCGATCGAGCTCGGTTTCAACAAAGCCGTCGGCCGTTGGCGCTTCGACACCTCCGCCCACTATACGAAATTCGACGGCTACATCTTCCGCGATCTCACGGGCCGGAAGTGCGACGACACGATCGACTCGTGCGGCGTGAGCGGCGACCTCGACGAGGTCATCTTCAATCAAAGAGATGCGACGTTCTATGGTGTGGAGCTTGCGGCCGAATATGACATCGCGCACATCTGGCGCGGCATATGGGGCGTGTCCGGACAATACGACTTCGTGCACGCGGAGTTTTCCGATGGCGAATACGTGCCGCGCATGCCGCCGCATCGCATCGGCGGCGGTCTCTACTATCGTGACGATGCATGGCAGGCGAGGTTCACCTCACTCTACGCCTTCAACCAGGACGAGATCGCGCCGCACGAAACGCCGACTGCGGGTTATACGCTGGTCAATGCTGAGGTGAGCTACACGATGGCGCTGAACGGCGATGGTGCCGTCGCGCCGAAGCTGATCATCGGGCTCAAGGGCGAAAACCTCCTGAACGATGACATCCGCAATAGTGCATCGTTCAAGAAGGACGAGGCCCTGCAGCCCGGCGCCAATGTCCGCCTGTTCGGTACGCTCGCCTACTAG
- a CDS encoding DUF2076 domain-containing protein has translation MDSQEQHLIEDLFARLRSASSATKDRDAEQLIRDLVSRFPDAPYYLTQSVLVQQQALDRADARIRDLEASTQDRRFSEQRGSTSFLGGSSVPQTGRRYADAPSEAPRPSDSPWAQQPSRTGSFLGSALSTATGVAGGMFLADSIRSLFGGGGLFQGGTASADQTQAKLDRAQDEAQDAKDDAEQARKDLAADDAALDDMQDEQDDGWSDDDGSMDV, from the coding sequence ATGGATTCACAGGAGCAACATCTCATAGAGGATCTGTTCGCGCGCTTAAGGAGCGCGAGCAGCGCAACCAAAGACCGGGACGCGGAGCAGCTTATCAGAGATCTCGTCTCCCGCTTTCCCGACGCCCCCTACTATCTGACGCAAAGTGTTCTCGTGCAGCAGCAGGCCCTCGACCGCGCCGACGCGCGGATAAGGGACCTCGAAGCATCGACCCAAGACAGGCGATTCAGCGAGCAGCGTGGCTCAACGAGTTTTCTCGGCGGGTCATCGGTGCCCCAGACAGGCCGCCGCTACGCCGATGCTCCCTCCGAAGCTCCCCGGCCGAGCGACAGCCCGTGGGCGCAGCAGCCATCGAGGACAGGCAGCTTTCTTGGTTCTGCGCTATCGACAGCAACAGGCGTCGCAGGCGGCATGTTCCTCGCCGACAGCATTCGCAGCCTTTTCGGTGGCGGCGGCCTTTTTCAGGGCGGCACGGCTTCCGCCGATCAAACCCAGGCGAAACTCGATCGTGCACAAGACGAAGCACAAGACGCAAAAGACGATGCCGAGCAGGCTCGCAAGGATCTCGCCGCCGACGATGCCGCCCTCGACGACATGCAGGACGAGCAGGATGACGGCTGGTCCGATGACGATGGCAGCATGGACGTGTGA
- a CDS encoding glycosyltransferase family 2 protein, with the protein MRKLPLSCFIIAKNEADRIARTIRSVRSWVDEVVVVDSGSSDGTIAIARAEGARVIVQPWLGFGGQKRFAEEQCRHDWVLNLDADEVVPADLRREIITLLRSGAPANVAYGMPIHIVYPGQNKPRMWARDNWYARLYDRSVVRFRDSCVHDSVVTDGHSVGRLKAPIHHYSIRSFDHMRTKLDERMSLAAAHARPRNRSLTFARLLVEFPMNFYKYYIVRRHFTGGIMGLRYATVLSSFRVAKVYRCWMHRNPVRSVPLAIANHA; encoded by the coding sequence ATGCGTAAGCTGCCTCTGTCGTGCTTCATTATCGCGAAAAACGAAGCTGATCGGATCGCCAGAACGATCCGGTCTGTCAGGTCGTGGGTCGATGAGGTCGTTGTCGTTGACAGCGGCAGTTCGGATGGAACGATCGCCATTGCCCGAGCCGAAGGAGCGCGCGTCATCGTGCAGCCCTGGCTCGGGTTCGGAGGACAGAAGAGGTTCGCCGAAGAGCAATGTCGGCATGACTGGGTGTTGAACCTGGACGCCGATGAAGTCGTGCCCGCCGACCTTCGGCGCGAAATCATTACGCTACTTCGTTCTGGAGCACCGGCAAACGTTGCGTACGGCATGCCCATCCACATCGTCTATCCGGGCCAGAACAAACCCCGGATGTGGGCCCGTGATAACTGGTACGCGCGGCTGTACGATCGCAGCGTGGTCAGGTTCCGGGATTCCTGCGTCCATGACTCAGTCGTAACGGATGGCCACAGCGTCGGGCGCCTCAAGGCTCCCATCCACCACTACTCCATCCGGTCCTTCGACCACATGAGGACGAAGCTTGACGAGCGCATGTCGCTTGCGGCGGCGCATGCACGTCCGCGGAACCGTTCCCTGACATTCGCACGCCTGCTCGTAGAGTTCCCAATGAACTTCTACAAATATTATATTGTCAGACGTCATTTCACTGGCGGCATCATGGGACTGCGATACGCGACGGTACTGTCCTCATTTCGGGTCGCAAAGGTGTATCGCTGCTGGATGCATCGTAATCCCGTCCGGAGTGTGCCCCTAGCAATTGCGAACCACGCATAA
- a CDS encoding MFS transporter yields MPAPDPTRASTRVPGGPSKSSRRGLDWFSFFLADVQTGFGPFMVVYLTSEKWANADIGLLLTVGSLLGLAGQIPAGAVIDATPQKKQIVAFAVAGIGLSALAIAISPRFLFTLLAQIVHIGASVLVGPALIAISLGLVGHAHLGARLGRNAQFASAGSIFAVFVMGVGGYYLSSRAVFLIAAVMTIPGLLALALISSRDLHHEPRLRRRNEPDSVVLALRELLGRRDIIVLVVSVFLFHCANAGLMPLAANIITMRSEQSATLLVALCMIIPQLIVTAGSAWVGLQADIHGRKPLLLAAFAVLAARSFAFGFCRDPYAFVMIQILDGVAAAIIGILVAVCVADLTSQTAHFNLALGVVGVAMGLGAAASTTLTGDIADGAGAPAAFFTMSAIALAGLATVWRFFLETKPSTPLE; encoded by the coding sequence ATGCCCGCGCCCGATCCAACCAGAGCCTCAACCCGTGTCCCAGGAGGCCCGAGCAAATCGAGCCGTCGCGGTCTTGATTGGTTTTCTTTCTTCCTGGCGGACGTGCAGACGGGTTTCGGACCCTTTATGGTCGTCTATCTGACGAGTGAGAAATGGGCAAATGCCGACATCGGGCTGCTGCTGACCGTCGGAAGTCTCCTCGGCCTCGCAGGGCAGATTCCGGCGGGCGCGGTGATCGATGCGACGCCGCAGAAAAAGCAGATCGTTGCTTTCGCCGTCGCTGGAATCGGCCTTAGTGCGCTAGCGATCGCGATCTCTCCGCGCTTCCTCTTCACGCTACTGGCGCAGATCGTTCACATCGGCGCCAGCGTTCTGGTCGGTCCGGCGCTTATAGCGATAAGCCTGGGTCTCGTCGGCCATGCGCACCTTGGCGCGCGGCTTGGCCGCAATGCGCAGTTCGCGTCTGCTGGAAGCATCTTCGCCGTGTTCGTGATGGGGGTCGGCGGCTACTATCTCTCCAGCCGTGCGGTATTTCTGATCGCGGCCGTGATGACCATCCCCGGGCTCTTGGCGCTCGCGTTGATCTCCTCCCGCGATTTACACCACGAGCCCCGGCTGCGTCGGCGCAATGAGCCTGACTCGGTCGTGCTCGCGCTGCGCGAACTTCTCGGCAGGCGCGATATCATCGTGCTGGTGGTCAGCGTCTTCCTGTTTCATTGCGCCAACGCCGGCCTTATGCCGCTCGCCGCGAACATCATAACGATGCGCTCGGAGCAGTCGGCGACGCTGCTCGTTGCGCTGTGCATGATCATCCCTCAGCTCATCGTGACGGCAGGCTCAGCGTGGGTCGGATTGCAAGCCGACATCCACGGCCGGAAGCCGTTGCTACTCGCCGCCTTCGCCGTCCTTGCCGCCAGATCCTTCGCGTTCGGCTTTTGCCGCGATCCTTATGCCTTTGTCATGATTCAGATCCTCGACGGCGTAGCGGCGGCAATCATCGGTATCCTGGTGGCTGTCTGCGTCGCAGACCTGACCTCGCAAACCGCACACTTCAATCTGGCGCTCGGCGTCGTCGGAGTCGCAATGGGCCTCGGCGCCGCAGCGAGCACGACACTGACCGGTGACATCGCCGACGGGGCAGGTGCCCCGGCGGCATTCTTCACCATGTCCGCCATCGCGCTCGCGGGCTTGGCAACTGTCTGGCGGTTTTTCCTGGAAACGAAGCCGTCTACGCCGCTCGAATAA
- a CDS encoding PRC-barrel domain-containing protein, whose translation MSGGTLRALIAALLCAGSCDAIAHADTRDAQPQDKPPTIDQRAAQKLPNPPPAKTETPAVLVDNEHLESIMGKEIHTSSGETLGSITDVLVEADGSVRAAVIDLGGFLGVGVRKIAVAWSALHFVQGKSALSAVLDMSKDQLRVAPEYRSGEPIVIVGAVPKSAHPPPARKEKE comes from the coding sequence ATGAGCGGAGGCACTTTACGGGCTTTGATCGCCGCGCTGCTATGCGCCGGAAGCTGCGATGCGATCGCGCATGCCGATACGCGAGACGCCCAACCGCAAGACAAGCCCCCCACCATAGATCAGCGCGCGGCGCAAAAGCTGCCAAATCCTCCTCCCGCGAAGACGGAAACGCCAGCAGTGCTTGTCGATAACGAGCATCTCGAAAGCATCATGGGGAAGGAAATTCATACATCCTCGGGCGAAACGCTCGGCAGCATAACGGACGTGCTTGTTGAAGCTGACGGCAGCGTGCGCGCCGCAGTCATCGACCTTGGGGGCTTCCTGGGAGTCGGCGTTCGGAAGATTGCCGTCGCCTGGTCGGCGCTTCATTTCGTTCAGGGCAAATCCGCGTTGAGTGCGGTGCTCGATATGAGCAAGGACCAGCTTCGGGTCGCCCCCGAATATCGTTCGGGCGAACCCATCGTCATCGTCGGCGCGGTGCCGAAATCCGCGCATCCGCCTCCAGCACGAAAAGAGAAAGAGTGA
- a CDS encoding DMT family transporter yields the protein MPDRLKAVLLMCTAVSLFSCLDATAKYLGSSQGIPTSEIVWARFLGQALLMVVICGPRAVPGWFKTRRLGLQLLRSLFMVATTAFNFLAVQYLRLDQTISIAFLAPLVVAALAGPLLGEYVGWRRAIAIVSGFLGVLIVVRPGFVEFHPAFLASLVAMTAYALFMIVTRKLSGIDPPLVTLFYALIVGVVAGGFFAIPEWVWPTAPFDWLLLLATGALGGLGHYLLIHAYGLAPASSVSPFLYFQLMSMIALEYVVFGDTPDRWTLIGSGVVIASGIYLVHRERIAHRESKDAAMEQQAAV from the coding sequence ATGCCTGACCGCCTAAAGGCCGTTCTCTTGATGTGCACGGCCGTCTCGCTCTTTTCGTGCCTCGACGCGACGGCGAAATATCTCGGCAGCTCCCAGGGCATTCCCACGTCGGAGATCGTGTGGGCGCGCTTCCTTGGTCAAGCCCTGCTGATGGTGGTGATCTGCGGGCCGCGCGCGGTTCCGGGCTGGTTCAAAACCCGGAGGCTTGGCCTGCAGCTTTTGCGGTCGCTTTTCATGGTGGCGACGACAGCATTCAACTTTCTCGCGGTCCAATACCTGCGCCTCGACCAGACGATCTCGATTGCGTTTCTGGCGCCGCTCGTCGTCGCGGCGCTGGCCGGGCCGCTGCTCGGGGAGTATGTGGGCTGGCGCCGTGCGATAGCGATCGTTTCGGGGTTTCTCGGCGTTCTGATCGTCGTCCGCCCCGGCTTCGTCGAATTTCATCCGGCGTTTTTGGCGTCGCTCGTCGCGATGACGGCCTATGCGCTGTTCATGATCGTGACGCGCAAACTCTCCGGCATCGATCCGCCGCTCGTTACGCTCTTCTATGCATTGATCGTAGGCGTCGTTGCGGGCGGATTTTTCGCAATTCCGGAATGGGTTTGGCCAACGGCGCCTTTCGATTGGCTACTGCTGCTGGCGACTGGCGCGCTCGGCGGACTAGGTCACTACCTGCTGATCCACGCCTACGGACTGGCACCGGCGTCGTCCGTCTCGCCGTTCCTCTATTTCCAGCTCATGAGCATGATCGCTCTGGAGTACGTCGTCTTCGGCGACACACCTGATCGTTGGACGCTGATCGGCTCCGGCGTCGTCATCGCATCGGGCATCTATCTCGTGCATCGCGAACGCATCGCACACCGCGAGAGCAAGGACGCGGCTATGGAGCAGCAGGCTGCCGTATGA
- the tgt gene encoding tRNA guanosine(34) transglycosylase Tgt: protein MGEHFAFHLKTTDGLARLGEIVTPRGVISTPAFMPVGTVATVKALYPEQVGDAGADIILGNTYHLMLRPGAERIARLGGLHKFMRWDGPILTDSGGFQVMSLGKIRKITEDGVAFQSHLDGSRHMLSPERSIEIQCLLGSDIQMQFDECIELPAERREVERAMELSLRWAERSKRAFEAQLVAGGAHRGQALFGIVQGGTDPELRRRSAEALVAMDFPGYAVGGLAVGEGHEAMVATLGETLPALPGDKPRYLMGVGTPLDLIESVRLGVDMFDCVMPTRNGRHGYAFTWNGALNMRNAKYAEDSSPIDELSSCPAARDYSRAYVHHLIKSGEFLGAMILSWVNTVFYQELMAAMREAIANGRFAEWAEATKTQIIRQPAAP from the coding sequence CTGGGCGAACACTTCGCCTTCCATCTCAAGACAACTGACGGCTTGGCGCGGCTCGGTGAGATCGTGACGCCGCGCGGCGTGATCAGCACGCCCGCGTTCATGCCGGTCGGGACCGTCGCGACGGTCAAGGCGCTTTATCCCGAGCAGGTGGGTGACGCCGGCGCCGACATCATCCTCGGCAATACCTATCACCTGATGCTGCGCCCGGGCGCCGAACGCATTGCGCGGCTCGGCGGACTGCACAAGTTCATGCGCTGGGACGGGCCGATCCTGACCGACTCCGGCGGCTTCCAGGTGATGAGCCTCGGCAAGATCCGCAAGATCACGGAAGATGGCGTCGCGTTCCAGTCGCATCTCGACGGCTCGCGTCACATGCTCTCGCCCGAGCGCTCGATAGAAATCCAATGCCTGCTCGGTTCCGACATCCAGATGCAGTTCGACGAATGCATCGAGCTTCCGGCCGAGCGCCGCGAGGTTGAGCGCGCGATGGAATTGTCGCTGCGCTGGGCCGAACGCTCGAAGCGCGCCTTTGAAGCGCAACTCGTGGCAGGCGGCGCGCATCGAGGCCAAGCACTGTTCGGCATCGTGCAGGGCGGCACCGATCCGGAACTGCGCCGCCGCTCGGCGGAAGCGCTCGTTGCGATGGATTTTCCTGGCTACGCCGTCGGCGGTCTTGCGGTTGGCGAAGGCCACGAGGCGATGGTCGCGACGCTCGGTGAAACGCTTCCGGCACTTCCCGGCGATAAACCGCGCTATCTGATGGGTGTCGGCACGCCGCTCGACCTGATCGAGTCGGTTCGCCTCGGCGTCGATATGTTCGATTGCGTCATGCCGACCCGCAATGGCCGCCACGGTTACGCGTTTACATGGAACGGCGCGCTGAACATGCGCAACGCCAAATACGCGGAAGATTCATCCCCGATCGATGAGCTGAGCTCATGCCCCGCCGCGCGCGATTATTCGCGGGCCTACGTGCATCACCTGATCAAGTCCGGCGAATTCCTCGGCGCGATGATCCTGTCGTGGGTCAACACCGTCTTCTATCAGGAGTTGATGGCGGCGATGCGCGAAGCCATCGCGAACGGCCGGTTTGCAGAATGGGCCGAAGCGACGAAAACACAAATCATACGGCAGCCTGCTGCTCCATAG
- a CDS encoding endonuclease domain-containing protein translates to MANEVARSLRKNRTGAERELWSRFRELKQAGFKFRQQAPIDRFIVDFVCFAKRLIVEVDGATHGTESETLQDSDRQQYLVQQGFRVVRFLNDDVFRNVDGVMDTIIQELKTPTPSPSPQGGGV, encoded by the coding sequence ATGGCCAATGAGGTCGCGAGAAGTCTCCGGAAAAACAGGACCGGCGCCGAACGCGAGCTATGGTCGAGATTTCGTGAACTCAAGCAGGCGGGTTTCAAATTCCGTCAGCAAGCTCCCATCGATCGCTTCATCGTCGACTTTGTTTGTTTCGCGAAGCGCCTGATCGTTGAGGTCGATGGAGCAACGCACGGTACGGAAAGTGAGACATTGCAGGACAGCGATCGGCAGCAATATCTCGTCCAGCAGGGGTTCCGCGTTGTGCGGTTTTTAAACGACGACGTATTCAGAAACGTGGACGGTGTAATGGATACAATTATCCAAGAACTGAAAACCCCCACCCCTAGCCCCTCCCCGCAAGGGGGAGGGGTTTAA
- the queA gene encoding tRNA preQ1(34) S-adenosylmethionine ribosyltransferase-isomerase QueA, with the protein MRTDLFDFELPDNAIALRPAEPRDSARLLVVHPVKGGCAHDDADLADKSVRDLPSLLNPGDALVFNDTRVIPAALAGMRIRGETQAKVDFNLTKQVNESSWRAFARPAKRLEVGDRVHFGHSGESCYLGALDATVSAKGEAGEVELAFDFSGDVLDDAIRTVGMMPLPPYIALKRGADDRDRQSYQTVYAKKDGAVAAPTAGLHFTPELLAALDARGISRHFVTLHVGPGTFLPVKTDDTDGHAMHSEWGEVSAATAAALNETRARGGRIVAVGTTSLRLLESAASENGTIAPWSGETSIFITPGYRFKAVDVLMTNFHLPRSTLFMLVAAFSGLGTMRAAYAHAIHSGYRFYSYGDASLLFPAKVPSS; encoded by the coding sequence ATGCGCACCGACCTTTTCGATTTCGAGCTGCCCGATAACGCCATCGCACTGCGCCCCGCCGAGCCGCGGGATTCGGCGCGCCTGCTGGTCGTGCATCCGGTCAAGGGCGGCTGCGCGCATGACGATGCCGATCTTGCCGACAAGAGCGTGCGCGATCTTCCGAGCTTGCTTAATCCGGGCGATGCGCTCGTCTTCAACGACACGCGCGTCATTCCGGCGGCGCTGGCAGGCATGCGCATTCGCGGCGAGACACAGGCGAAAGTCGATTTCAATTTGACCAAGCAAGTCAACGAAAGTTCCTGGCGCGCCTTCGCACGTCCCGCAAAACGTCTCGAGGTCGGCGATCGCGTCCACTTCGGCCACTCGGGCGAAAGCTGCTATCTAGGCGCGCTCGATGCGACGGTTTCGGCAAAAGGCGAGGCCGGTGAGGTTGAACTGGCGTTCGATTTTTCGGGCGACGTGCTCGACGACGCGATCCGCACCGTTGGGATGATGCCGCTGCCGCCGTATATCGCGCTAAAGCGCGGCGCCGACGATCGCGACCGCCAAAGCTACCAGACCGTTTATGCGAAGAAGGATGGCGCTGTCGCCGCCCCGACCGCAGGGCTGCACTTCACGCCGGAGCTATTGGCGGCACTCGACGCGCGTGGAATCTCCCGCCATTTCGTGACGCTGCACGTCGGTCCGGGAACCTTTCTTCCTGTGAAGACCGACGATACCGACGGACACGCCATGCACAGCGAGTGGGGCGAGGTCTCGGCGGCGACCGCGGCGGCGCTCAACGAAACGCGCGCGCGAGGCGGCCGTATCGTCGCCGTCGGCACGACGTCGCTGAGGCTTCTCGAAAGCGCCGCGAGCGAGAATGGAACCATCGCGCCCTGGTCGGGCGAAACGTCGATCTTCATCACGCCCGGCTACCGCTTCAAAGCCGTCGACGTGCTGATGACCAACTTCCACCTGCCGCGCTCGACGCTGTTCATGCTCGTCGCGGCCTTCTCCGGACTCGGCACCATGCGCGCCGCCTATGCCCATGCCATTCACTCTGGCTACCGTTTCTATTCCTACGGCGACGCCAGCCTGCTATTCCCGGCGAAGGTCCCCTCGTCGTGA
- a CDS encoding DUF423 domain-containing protein, translating into MADACDASKGALCGAPFLILAWAGLAGAAGVALAAAATHKFESPVLTMAAMMLTLHAVAAVGIVGIAFRAARPCFWLGVALLMLAGASLFAGEIAFHTLNGNASFQMLAPTGGTLMIVSWLIVAVLAIASARRQS; encoded by the coding sequence ATGGCGGACGCTTGTGACGCTTCGAAAGGCGCGCTTTGCGGCGCGCCTTTTCTTATTCTTGCTTGGGCAGGTCTGGCCGGTGCCGCAGGAGTTGCGCTCGCCGCTGCCGCGACGCATAAATTTGAAAGCCCCGTACTCACGATGGCGGCGATGATGCTGACCCTTCACGCCGTCGCGGCTGTCGGGATCGTTGGGATCGCTTTCAGAGCCGCACGGCCGTGTTTTTGGCTTGGTGTCGCCCTGTTGATGCTTGCGGGTGCATCGCTGTTTGCTGGCGAGATTGCGTTTCACACGCTGAACGGCAATGCCTCGTTCCAGATGCTCGCGCCGACGGGTGGCACGCTGATGATCGTGAGTTGGCTCATCGTAGCAGTTCTCGCAATCGCCAGCGCCCGGCGTCAATCCTGA
- a CDS encoding peptidylprolyl isomerase, giving the protein MADYKDPENTLIIETSKGPVVIELRPDLAPKHVERIKTLAREGFYDGIVFHRVIDGFMAQTGCPQGRGTGSSKLPNLPAEFNAEPHVRGVCSMARAQNPNSANSQFFIVFDDATFLDKQYTVWGKVISGMENVDKINRGEPPANPDKMIKVRVAADAA; this is encoded by the coding sequence GTGGCTGACTACAAAGACCCCGAGAACACGCTCATCATCGAAACGAGCAAAGGCCCGGTCGTGATCGAGCTTCGCCCCGATCTCGCGCCGAAGCACGTCGAGCGCATCAAGACGCTGGCGCGCGAAGGCTTCTACGATGGCATCGTTTTCCATCGCGTCATCGACGGCTTCATGGCGCAGACCGGCTGCCCGCAGGGCCGTGGCACGGGCAGCTCGAAGCTTCCGAACCTGCCCGCCGAGTTCAACGCCGAGCCGCACGTCCGCGGCGTCTGCTCGATGGCGCGCGCGCAGAACCCGAATTCCGCGAACAGCCAGTTCTTCATTGTCTTCGACGACGCGACGTTCCTCGACAAGCAATATACGGTCTGGGGCAAGGTCATCTCCGGCATGGAGAACGTCGACAAGATCAATCGCGGCGAGCCTCCTGCGAACCCGGACAAGATGATCAAGGTTCGCGTCGCCGCGGATGCGGCGTGA
- a CDS encoding peptidylprolyl isomerase, with amino-acid sequence MTRFLYLAVASVFAMTFLAGNPARAAGDKLVIELKTGKVVIQLRPDLAPKHVERVKTLASQGFYNGIKWHRVIDGFMAQTGDPTGTGMGGSKLPDLPAEFSREPYKRGTVGAARTQDPNSANSQFFICFTDDGCSGLTGQYTVWGQVISGMENVDKIKRGEPGSGTVADPDTMVKVYVE; translated from the coding sequence ATGACCCGCTTTCTATACCTTGCCGTCGCGTCCGTGTTCGCGATGACGTTTCTCGCTGGCAATCCTGCGCGTGCCGCGGGCGACAAACTCGTCATTGAGCTGAAGACCGGCAAGGTCGTCATCCAGCTTCGCCCTGATCTCGCGCCGAAGCACGTCGAGCGAGTCAAGACGCTGGCGAGCCAGGGCTTCTATAACGGCATCAAGTGGCATCGCGTGATCGATGGCTTCATGGCGCAGACGGGCGATCCGACAGGCACCGGCATGGGTGGCTCGAAGCTTCCCGATCTGCCCGCTGAATTCTCGCGGGAGCCCTATAAGCGCGGCACCGTCGGCGCAGCGCGCACGCAGGACCCGAATTCCGCCAACAGCCAGTTCTTCATCTGCTTCACCGACGACGGCTGCTCCGGTCTGACGGGACAGTATACTGTCTGGGGTCAGGTCATTTCCGGCATGGAGAACGTCGACAAGATCAAGCGCGGCGAGCCGGGCTCGGGCACGGTCGCGGATCCCGATACGATGGTGAAAGTTTACGTGGAGTAG